From a region of the Thermoflexus hugenholtzii JAD2 genome:
- the selA gene encoding L-seryl-tRNA(Sec) selenium transferase — translation MDPRRELPSVDRLLRAEGAAPLVAAFGRDVVADALREALTEFRAKLRPGDPPPSERAVLERAAALLACWHTPRPRPVINATGVILHTNLGRAPLSEAALEAIRAAAAYSDLEFDLEKGERGERQAAVEELLRRLTGAEAALVVNNNAAAVLLALTVMARGRGVLISRGQLIEIGGGFRIPEVMAQSGARLIEVGTTNRTHLRDYEEPLARGEDIALILHAHHSNFRMIGFVSEVPLAELVALGARYDVPVMDDLGSGALLDTAAFGLAHEPMVQESVAAGAAVVCFSGDKLLGGPQAGILVGKRELLARMRRHPLMRALRPDKLTLAALSATLIHYLKGEATREIPVWRMIATPLEELEGRAQACAARLRAEGIPAEVRPTRSTIGGGSLPGETLPSAALVLRPPDPEALVAALRRADPPIIARVQEDAVWLDLRTVRPDQEDALLRGIRLAWSRVGAQGES, via the coding sequence ATGGATCCCCGTCGGGAGCTGCCCAGCGTGGATCGGCTGCTGCGGGCGGAGGGCGCGGCGCCCCTCGTGGCGGCCTTTGGCCGTGATGTCGTCGCCGACGCCCTGCGGGAGGCCCTGACGGAGTTCCGCGCGAAGCTCCGGCCGGGCGACCCCCCGCCGTCCGAGCGGGCCGTTCTGGAGCGGGCCGCCGCCCTTCTGGCCTGCTGGCACACCCCCCGCCCGCGCCCGGTGATCAACGCCACCGGGGTGATCTTGCACACCAACCTGGGCCGCGCGCCCCTCTCCGAGGCCGCCCTGGAGGCCATTCGGGCCGCCGCGGCCTACAGCGACCTGGAGTTCGATCTGGAGAAAGGGGAGCGGGGGGAGCGTCAGGCCGCGGTGGAGGAGCTCCTGCGTCGGCTCACCGGGGCCGAAGCCGCCCTGGTGGTCAACAACAACGCGGCGGCGGTGCTGCTCGCCCTCACCGTCATGGCCCGGGGGCGCGGGGTCCTGATCTCCCGGGGCCAGCTCATCGAGATCGGCGGCGGCTTCCGCATCCCTGAGGTGATGGCCCAGAGCGGCGCGCGCCTGATCGAGGTCGGCACCACCAACCGGACCCACCTCCGCGATTATGAAGAGCCCCTCGCCCGGGGGGAGGACATCGCCCTCATTCTCCATGCCCACCATAGCAACTTCCGCATGATCGGCTTCGTCTCCGAGGTGCCCCTGGCTGAGCTGGTGGCCCTCGGGGCCCGTTACGACGTCCCGGTGATGGACGATTTGGGGAGCGGGGCGCTGCTGGACACGGCGGCCTTCGGCCTGGCCCACGAGCCGATGGTGCAGGAGAGCGTCGCGGCAGGCGCGGCGGTGGTTTGCTTCAGCGGCGACAAGCTGCTGGGAGGCCCTCAGGCCGGGATCTTGGTGGGAAAGCGGGAGCTTCTGGCCCGTATGCGGCGGCATCCGCTGATGCGCGCCCTGCGCCCGGACAAGCTCACGCTGGCCGCCCTGAGCGCCACCCTCATCCATTACCTCAAAGGGGAAGCCACCCGGGAGATCCCGGTCTGGCGGATGATCGCCACGCCCCTGGAGGAGCTGGAGGGACGAGCCCAGGCCTGCGCCGCCCGGCTCCGGGCCGAAGGGATCCCCGCGGAGGTCCGCCCGACCCGTTCCACCATCGGCGGGGGCAGCCTCCCCGGCGAAACTCTGCCCAGCGCCGCCCTGGTCCTGCGGCCGCCGGACCCCGAGGCGCTGGTGGCCGCGTTACGTCGAGCGGATCCGCCCATCATCGCCCGGGTTCAGGAGGACGCGGTGTGGCTGGATCTGCGCACCGTGCGCCCGGATCAGGAGGACGCGCTCCTGCGGGGGATCCGCCTGGCGTGGTCGCGAGTCGGAGCGCAGGGGGAATCATGA
- a CDS encoding FAD-dependent thymidylate synthase gives MRERRIYLLDPRRYRPEVIAVAFAKTSRSPEAFDMIAEGLSDESAAQFHEKWVVGYGHASVAEHAVLHIAFENISRLAAEAIEGVRLASFTEKSTRFQILDREAFYLPPEIAASPFREAYAETMTRLFETYHAALEPVRRVMEGWFPRRPEESEGAYRTRLRIRAMDACRYLLPTATLTNVGMTVNARALEHGLRKWLSHPLAEVREIAAAVKAAALQEVPTLLKYAEPNAYLQTSAERLRRWACVLPEDPEPRDGVRLIAWDPEAEVRFIAACLYRFRAVSYEGALRQVRAMRPEERREVLEAALGGRSPFDPPVRELEHIVYTFDCLMDEGAYYDLKRHRMMTQTPQALTAAYGYAVPRAIEEAGLGAAYRAAVEAAMALWERMHPAIGEAAAYVLPNAVYRRVLMTMNLREAYHLCRLRGGPNGHFAYRYIAMRIYEAIRTVHPTLAAYMGCEAYPSSEEIAARFGGVAHPEATPVT, from the coding sequence ATGCGGGAGCGACGGATCTACCTGCTAGATCCGCGCAGATACCGGCCGGAGGTCATCGCGGTGGCCTTCGCCAAGACCAGCCGCAGCCCCGAGGCCTTTGACATGATTGCGGAAGGCCTGAGCGATGAATCCGCCGCCCAGTTCCACGAGAAATGGGTCGTGGGCTACGGCCACGCCTCGGTGGCCGAGCACGCCGTCCTCCACATCGCCTTCGAGAACATCTCCCGCCTGGCCGCCGAAGCCATCGAAGGGGTGCGGCTGGCCTCCTTTACGGAGAAATCCACCCGCTTCCAGATCCTCGACCGGGAGGCTTTCTACCTGCCGCCGGAGATCGCCGCTTCCCCCTTCCGGGAGGCTTACGCCGAGACGATGACGCGGCTGTTCGAGACCTACCACGCCGCCCTGGAGCCCGTCCGTCGGGTGATGGAGGGCTGGTTCCCCCGCCGCCCGGAGGAGAGCGAGGGAGCCTACCGCACCCGGCTGCGGATCCGGGCCATGGACGCCTGCCGCTATCTGCTGCCCACCGCCACCCTGACCAACGTGGGGATGACGGTGAACGCCCGCGCCCTGGAGCACGGCCTCCGTAAATGGCTCTCCCACCCCCTCGCGGAGGTCCGGGAGATCGCCGCAGCGGTGAAGGCCGCCGCCCTCCAGGAGGTCCCCACCCTCCTTAAATACGCCGAGCCCAACGCCTATCTCCAGACCAGCGCGGAGCGCCTGCGGCGATGGGCCTGCGTCCTCCCCGAAGACCCCGAACCCCGGGATGGGGTCCGACTGATCGCCTGGGACCCGGAGGCGGAGGTCCGGTTCATCGCCGCCTGCCTCTACCGGTTCCGGGCCGTGAGCTACGAAGGAGCCCTCCGGCAGGTCCGGGCGATGCGCCCGGAGGAACGGCGGGAGGTTCTGGAGGCCGCCCTGGGCGGCCGCAGCCCCTTCGACCCGCCCGTCCGGGAGCTGGAGCACATCGTCTACACCTTCGATTGCCTGATGGACGAGGGCGCCTATTATGATCTCAAGCGGCACCGGATGATGACCCAGACGCCCCAGGCCCTGACCGCCGCCTACGGCTACGCGGTCCCCCGGGCGATCGAGGAAGCCGGCCTGGGGGCCGCCTATCGGGCGGCCGTGGAGGCGGCCATGGCGCTGTGGGAGCGTATGCACCCGGCCATCGGGGAGGCGGCGGCCTATGTGTTGCCCAACGCTGTCTACCGACGGGTGCTGATGACCATGAATTTGCGGGAGGCCTATCACCTGTGCCGCCTGCGGGGCGGCCCCAACGGCCACTTCGCCTATCGCTACATCGCCATGCGGATCTACGAGGCCATCCGCACCGTGCACCCGACCCTGGCGGCCTACATGGGCTGCGAGGCGTATCCTTCCTCTGAGGAGATCGCCGCCCGGTTCGGTGGGGTCGCTCATCCTGAGGCGACTCCGGTGACCTAA
- a CDS encoding helicase-related protein, with protein sequence MVLVKGPPGSGKSTVVPFLLAAWADQPAMVAVPTRAAAISLAWYVNHRTRDGVYELPPDLHPDVYELAGGPRLILRGRVGYTVRGSHTLPYGMLDVHVAYVTTGILIQYILSQGLSEIFPIVDEVHLRQMEGDLAFALIVKEGRPFAVMSATMERVEERLARIARRFGYEIVEIELPAPQYPIRLIEWPVRFSTRVDQPARVVLQALRRYRQLKFQGTQVEVGADEIRIAHLGIPLHALIFMPGVREIEATVEALRAQFRNEVIPLYGAMAVSEQEAVVEKAADRSATRIFVSTELAGVSLTMNAGLVLDLGLVRRSEADTRGFVRLPVVPISQAEAAQRAGRAGRTAPGICIRCFRMAELREAARPPETQRTSPERIVLVGAALGLSVRELPLPDPPAREAVEEAVRLLRRLEALDPRGRITPRGYQILELGLPARLAIPLLVARAAGEAEEILDGLIAAVSLLAVGRPWRLPGYGPPPNREGDLNAALGALIRYMHRYTQDPSAAAEEARAQGFADRVLDEAAHIYLPDLRSRLRLLFAEEDGGWDRAIPEHIDERRLAGYLAAGFPDMVGLVDWKRRTLETPDVICWIGRDSGFWRAYEAERPPLAIALSGTFSAEGARIATAMIPVDPEDLIRLGVARVKERRTVRARGRTREEALLIWRGVERTMAVRLIMEAE encoded by the coding sequence ATGGTCTTGGTGAAGGGGCCGCCGGGATCGGGCAAATCCACGGTGGTCCCCTTCCTGCTGGCGGCGTGGGCCGACCAGCCGGCGATGGTGGCGGTCCCCACCCGGGCCGCCGCCATCTCCCTGGCCTGGTATGTGAACCACCGCACCCGCGATGGGGTCTACGAGCTGCCGCCGGACCTCCACCCGGATGTCTACGAGCTGGCGGGAGGGCCTCGGCTGATCCTGCGGGGCCGGGTGGGCTACACCGTGCGGGGCAGCCATACCCTCCCCTACGGCATGCTCGACGTGCATGTGGCCTACGTCACCACCGGCATCCTCATCCAATACATCCTGAGCCAGGGCCTCTCGGAGATCTTCCCCATCGTGGATGAGGTCCACCTCCGCCAGATGGAGGGGGACCTGGCCTTCGCCCTCATCGTGAAGGAAGGCCGCCCCTTCGCTGTGATGTCGGCCACCATGGAGCGGGTGGAGGAGCGCCTCGCCCGCATCGCCCGGCGGTTCGGCTACGAGATCGTGGAGATCGAGCTCCCGGCCCCCCAGTATCCCATCCGCCTGATCGAGTGGCCGGTGCGCTTCTCCACCCGGGTCGATCAGCCGGCCCGGGTGGTCCTCCAGGCCCTCCGCCGCTACCGCCAGCTCAAGTTCCAGGGGACCCAGGTGGAGGTCGGGGCGGATGAGATCCGCATCGCCCATCTGGGGATCCCCCTCCACGCCCTGATCTTCATGCCCGGCGTGCGGGAGATCGAGGCCACCGTGGAGGCGCTGCGGGCCCAGTTCCGCAATGAGGTGATCCCCCTCTACGGGGCCATGGCCGTGAGCGAGCAGGAGGCCGTGGTCGAGAAGGCGGCCGACCGCAGCGCCACCCGCATCTTCGTCAGCACCGAGCTGGCCGGGGTGTCGCTGACGATGAACGCCGGCCTGGTGCTGGACCTGGGGCTGGTGCGCCGGAGCGAGGCGGACACCCGGGGGTTCGTCCGGCTGCCGGTGGTGCCCATCTCCCAGGCGGAGGCCGCCCAGCGGGCAGGCCGGGCGGGCCGGACCGCGCCGGGGATCTGCATCCGGTGCTTCCGGATGGCGGAGCTGCGGGAGGCCGCCCGGCCTCCGGAGACCCAGCGGACCTCCCCGGAGCGCATCGTGCTGGTGGGGGCGGCCCTGGGGCTCTCGGTGCGGGAGCTGCCGCTGCCGGACCCGCCCGCTCGGGAGGCAGTAGAGGAGGCGGTCCGGCTGTTGCGGCGGCTGGAGGCCCTGGACCCCCGGGGGCGGATCACGCCGCGGGGCTATCAGATCCTGGAGCTGGGTCTTCCCGCTCGACTCGCCATCCCGCTGCTCGTGGCCCGGGCCGCCGGCGAGGCGGAGGAGATCCTCGACGGCCTGATCGCCGCGGTCTCCCTGCTGGCGGTGGGGCGGCCGTGGCGGCTGCCGGGATACGGCCCGCCGCCGAACCGAGAGGGGGACCTCAACGCCGCCCTGGGCGCCCTGATCCGCTACATGCATCGCTACACCCAGGACCCCTCGGCGGCGGCGGAGGAGGCCCGGGCCCAGGGGTTCGCCGACCGGGTGCTGGACGAGGCGGCCCACATCTATTTGCCGGACCTGCGATCCCGGCTGCGCCTGCTGTTCGCCGAGGAGGATGGGGGATGGGATCGCGCCATCCCGGAGCACATCGACGAGCGGCGGCTGGCCGGGTATCTGGCGGCGGGCTTCCCCGACATGGTGGGGCTGGTGGACTGGAAACGGCGGACCCTGGAGACGCCGGATGTGATCTGCTGGATCGGGCGGGATTCGGGGTTCTGGCGGGCCTATGAGGCGGAGCGGCCGCCTCTGGCCATCGCCCTCTCCGGCACCTTCTCGGCGGAGGGGGCGCGCATCGCCACGGCGATGATCCCGGTGGACCCGGAGGATCTCATCCGGCTGGGGGTGGCGCGGGTGAAGGAGCGGCGGACGGTGCGGGCGCGCGGCCGGACGCGGGAGGAGGCGCTCCTGATCTGGCGGGGCGTGGAGCGGACCATGGCCGTGCGCCTGATCATGGAAGCGGAGTGA
- a CDS encoding ABC transporter permease — translation MGAIRLIAALTLREVSRRRLVLAAFGLGAAFLLLFGLGMALVHRELTRFGPPDPRAREEAVGFLMLAALYVANFLIIMAAVIGTADAIAGEIASGVIQAVAARPVARSQILLGKFLGHALWLLLYALGLGGGIMGLTALITGWIPSGWARGLALLALEALVPLSLSFWGGTWLSSLANGALGLGLYGVAFVGGWMEQVGSLIGQPVVMDLGILASLLMPAEAIWRRTAYELQSPLARLAGFNPFTAATIPSDRMLLYAVLYIVFFLALAVYQFERRDL, via the coding sequence ATGGGGGCGATCCGTCTGATCGCTGCGTTAACCCTGCGCGAGGTGTCGCGCCGCCGGCTGGTGCTGGCGGCCTTCGGCCTGGGGGCCGCCTTCCTGCTCCTCTTCGGCCTCGGCATGGCCCTGGTCCATCGGGAGCTCACCCGCTTCGGCCCCCCAGACCCCCGGGCTCGGGAGGAGGCGGTGGGGTTCCTGATGCTGGCAGCCCTCTATGTGGCGAACTTCCTGATCATCATGGCCGCGGTCATCGGGACGGCGGATGCCATCGCCGGGGAGATCGCCTCGGGGGTGATCCAGGCGGTGGCGGCGCGGCCGGTGGCCCGCTCCCAGATCCTCCTGGGCAAGTTCCTCGGGCATGCCCTCTGGTTGCTCCTCTACGCCCTGGGGCTGGGAGGTGGGATCATGGGCTTGACGGCCCTGATCACGGGGTGGATCCCATCGGGGTGGGCCCGAGGGCTCGCCCTCCTCGCCCTCGAGGCCCTGGTCCCCCTCTCCCTTTCGTTCTGGGGAGGGACCTGGCTGTCGAGCCTGGCCAATGGGGCGTTGGGGCTGGGTCTCTATGGCGTGGCGTTCGTCGGGGGATGGATGGAGCAGGTGGGGAGCCTGATCGGGCAGCCGGTCGTGATGGACCTGGGGATCCTGGCCTCGTTGCTGATGCCGGCGGAGGCCATCTGGCGGCGCACGGCCTATGAGCTCCAGAGCCCCCTCGCCCGCCTGGCCGGCTTCAATCCGTTCACCGCCGCCACCATCCCCAGCGACCGGATGCTCCTCTACGCCGTCCTCTACATCGTCTTCTTCCTCGCCCTGGCTGTCTATCAGTTCGAGCGCCGGGACCTGTGA
- a CDS encoding dipeptidase translates to MTEPRQQALEYVRRNRDRFLEELKDFLRIPSVSTDPAHRADVERAAAWVAERLRAAGAPHVEIMPTDGHPVVYGEAPAARADAPTVLVYGHYDVQPPDPLEEWESGPFEPTVRGENLYARGASDMKGQVMATIAAFEAVARSGPLPVHVKFLIEGEEEIGSPSLPAFLAAHADRLRASISLNPDAGMIAPDLPTITYGLRGLAYFELRIYGPAHDLHSGLYGGVVHNPAQVLCELIAGMHDAEGRVTLPGFYDRVRPLSEEERAELARLPMGEDFYLRNTGAPALWGEAGYTPVERATARPTLEVNGLLAGFTGPGAKTVLPASAMAKISMRLVPDQDPDEVYEQLRRYLEERAPRTVRWELIRMAGVRASLTDRRHPAVQALSQALEMVWGRRPVFKREGGTIPIVTQLQELLGVESVLTGFGLPDDRFHAPNEKLHLPTWARGIEALTLFFYNYGG, encoded by the coding sequence ATGACGGAGCCACGACAGCAGGCCCTGGAATACGTCCGGCGGAACCGGGATCGGTTCCTGGAGGAGCTGAAGGACTTCCTCCGCATCCCCTCGGTGTCCACCGACCCGGCCCATCGCGCTGACGTGGAGCGGGCCGCGGCCTGGGTCGCCGAGCGGCTGCGGGCCGCCGGCGCCCCGCATGTGGAGATCATGCCCACCGACGGCCATCCCGTGGTCTACGGGGAGGCCCCGGCGGCGCGGGCCGACGCCCCCACCGTGCTGGTCTACGGCCACTATGACGTGCAGCCGCCGGATCCGCTGGAGGAATGGGAGAGCGGGCCCTTCGAGCCCACGGTGCGGGGGGAGAACCTCTACGCCCGCGGGGCGTCGGACATGAAGGGCCAGGTGATGGCGACCATCGCCGCCTTCGAGGCCGTCGCCCGCAGCGGCCCCCTCCCCGTCCACGTGAAGTTCCTGATCGAGGGGGAAGAGGAGATCGGCTCCCCCAGCCTCCCCGCCTTCCTGGCCGCCCACGCGGACCGGCTCCGGGCCTCCATCTCCCTCAACCCGGACGCCGGGATGATCGCCCCGGACCTGCCGACCATCACCTACGGGCTGCGGGGCCTGGCCTACTTCGAGCTGCGGATCTACGGGCCGGCCCACGACCTGCACTCCGGCCTCTACGGCGGCGTGGTCCACAACCCGGCCCAGGTCCTCTGCGAGCTGATCGCCGGCATGCATGATGCCGAAGGCCGGGTCACCCTCCCCGGGTTCTACGACCGGGTCCGCCCCCTGAGCGAGGAGGAGCGGGCGGAGCTGGCCCGCCTGCCCATGGGCGAGGACTTCTATCTTCGCAACACCGGCGCGCCCGCCCTGTGGGGAGAGGCCGGCTACACGCCGGTGGAGCGGGCCACCGCTCGGCCGACCCTGGAGGTCAACGGGCTGCTGGCCGGCTTCACCGGCCCCGGCGCCAAAACCGTGCTGCCCGCTTCCGCCATGGCCAAGATCTCGATGCGATTGGTGCCGGACCAGGATCCCGACGAGGTCTATGAGCAGCTGCGGCGCTACCTGGAGGAGCGGGCGCCCCGGACCGTGCGCTGGGAGCTGATCCGGATGGCGGGGGTGCGGGCTTCCCTCACCGACCGCCGGCATCCGGCCGTGCAGGCCCTCTCCCAGGCCCTGGAGATGGTCTGGGGTCGGCGACCGGTCTTCAAGCGGGAAGGCGGCACCATCCCCATCGTCACGCAGCTCCAGGAGCTCCTGGGTGTGGAGTCGGTGCTGACGGGCTTCGGCCTGCCCGACGACCGCTTCCACGCCCCCAACGAGAAGCTCCACCTGCCCACCTGGGCCCGCGGCATCGAAGCCCTGACCCTGTTCTTCTACAACTATGGGGGATAG
- the rsmG gene encoding 16S rRNA (guanine(527)-N(7))-methyltransferase RsmG produces the protein MFRRVLEEGLSGLGWTLPESALEAMARYARMVREWNERINLTTLVDPEAMAARHFIDSLTALMVLREPGWPPAPAQWPARRLADIGSGAGFPGLALKLAWPALEVTLIESVGKKARFLEAVAQELGLDGVTVLARRAEEVGQDPAHRERYDIAIARAVAALPVLLEYLLPLVRVNGMAVAMKGAEVEEELAAARGALERLGGRLRERREVAWPPHLPPRTLLVFEKAAPTPAGYPRRPGIPEKRPLR, from the coding sequence ATGTTCCGGCGCGTGCTGGAGGAGGGCCTGAGCGGGCTGGGGTGGACCCTGCCGGAGTCGGCCCTGGAGGCCATGGCGCGCTACGCCCGCATGGTGCGGGAGTGGAACGAGCGGATCAACCTCACCACCCTCGTGGATCCGGAGGCCATGGCCGCCCGCCATTTCATCGACTCGCTGACCGCCCTGATGGTCCTGCGGGAGCCCGGATGGCCGCCCGCGCCCGCGCAGTGGCCGGCGCGCCGGCTGGCCGACATAGGGAGCGGCGCCGGGTTCCCCGGCCTGGCGCTGAAGCTGGCCTGGCCGGCCCTCGAGGTCACCCTGATCGAGTCCGTGGGGAAAAAGGCTCGCTTCCTCGAGGCGGTGGCGCAGGAGCTCGGGCTGGACGGCGTGACGGTGCTGGCGCGCCGGGCCGAGGAGGTGGGACAGGATCCGGCGCACCGCGAGCGCTACGACATCGCCATCGCCCGCGCCGTGGCCGCTCTCCCCGTTCTCCTGGAATATCTGCTCCCCCTGGTTCGGGTGAATGGGATGGCGGTGGCGATGAAGGGGGCGGAGGTGGAGGAGGAGCTGGCGGCAGCCCGGGGGGCATTGGAGCGGTTGGGCGGTCGGCTTCGGGAGCGCCGGGAGGTGGCCTGGCCGCCCCATCTTCCCCCGCGGACGTTGCTGGTCTTCGAGAAAGCGGCGCCCACGCCGGCCGGCTACCCCCGGCGGCCGGGGATCCCGGAGAAACGTCCGCTTCGTTGA
- a CDS encoding pyrimidine-nucleoside phosphorylase: protein MRAVEIIEKKRDGDELSPEEIRFFVEGFTRGEIPDYQAAAFLMAVYFRGMTPRETADLTLAMAYSGRVLDLHDIAPVVVDKHSTGGVGDKVSLVVVPLVAAAGLPVGKMSGRGLSFTGGTIDKLESIRGFRVELTVEEFREQLRRVGAVLCGQSADLAPADGKFYALRDVTGTVPSIPLIAASIMSKKIAAGADAIVLDVKVGNGAFMKTLEDARALAQRMVDIGSALGRRVVAVISDMNQPLGEAVGNALEVKEAIATLRSDGPRDFREHCLTIAAYMLYLGGRAGSVAEGRRLAEETLSSGAAWEKFRALVAAQGGEVEQIEEPERLPRARLIREIPAPADGYIVEMRAYEVGMAAVALGAGRTKKGEPIDPAVGILVHRKVGDPVRRGEPLFTVHANAEERLAEAQAWLSRAVRIQEAPVPPLPHVYETIPAGIG, encoded by the coding sequence ATGCGCGCGGTGGAGATCATCGAGAAAAAGCGCGACGGCGACGAGCTGAGTCCGGAGGAGATCCGGTTCTTCGTCGAGGGCTTCACACGAGGGGAGATCCCGGACTACCAGGCCGCCGCTTTCCTGATGGCCGTTTACTTCCGCGGGATGACGCCCCGGGAGACGGCGGATCTCACCCTGGCCATGGCCTACTCCGGGCGGGTGCTGGATCTCCACGATATCGCCCCGGTGGTGGTGGACAAGCACTCCACGGGCGGGGTGGGCGACAAGGTCAGCCTGGTGGTGGTGCCCCTGGTGGCCGCCGCCGGCCTGCCCGTGGGCAAGATGAGCGGCCGGGGCCTCTCCTTCACCGGCGGGACCATCGACAAGCTGGAGTCCATCCGGGGCTTCCGGGTGGAGCTCACCGTGGAGGAGTTCCGGGAGCAGCTCCGGCGGGTCGGCGCCGTCCTCTGCGGCCAGTCGGCCGATTTGGCGCCGGCGGATGGGAAGTTCTATGCCCTGCGGGACGTCACCGGGACCGTCCCCAGCATCCCGCTGATCGCTGCTTCGATCATGAGCAAGAAGATCGCCGCCGGGGCCGACGCCATCGTGCTGGACGTCAAGGTCGGCAACGGCGCCTTTATGAAGACCCTGGAGGACGCGCGGGCCCTGGCCCAGCGGATGGTCGACATCGGATCCGCGCTGGGCCGGCGGGTGGTGGCGGTGATCTCGGATATGAACCAGCCCCTGGGCGAGGCGGTCGGCAACGCCCTGGAGGTGAAGGAGGCCATCGCCACGCTGCGGAGCGATGGGCCGCGGGATTTCCGGGAGCACTGCCTGACCATCGCTGCCTACATGCTGTATCTGGGCGGCCGGGCGGGGAGCGTGGCGGAGGGCCGTCGGCTGGCGGAGGAGACGCTGTCCTCCGGAGCGGCCTGGGAGAAGTTCCGGGCCCTGGTGGCCGCCCAGGGCGGGGAAGTGGAGCAGATCGAGGAGCCGGAGCGCCTCCCCCGGGCCCGCCTGATCCGGGAGATCCCGGCGCCCGCCGATGGATACATCGTCGAGATGCGGGCATACGAAGTCGGCATGGCCGCGGTGGCCCTGGGGGCCGGACGGACGAAGAAGGGGGAGCCCATCGACCCCGCGGTGGGGATCCTGGTCCATCGCAAGGTGGGCGATCCGGTGCGGCGGGGTGAGCCCCTGTTCACGGTGCACGCCAACGCAGAGGAGCGGCTCGCGGAGGCGCAGGCCTGGCTCTCCCGGGCGGTGCGCATCCAAGAGGCCCCTGTCCCGCCGCTGCCTCACGTTTATGAGACGATCCCTGCGGGGATCGGATAG